A genomic window from Micromonospora violae includes:
- the thrB gene encoding homoserine kinase, whose product MPTNFTAGPVRVRTPATSANLGPGFDALGLALGLYDDVAAEVASSGVRVTVTGQGAGELPDDDRHLVVRAMRATFDVLGAHPDGLSVECVNRIPQARGLGSSSAAIVAGVLLARALVVDGERRLDDAGALRLAAEIEGHPDNVAPCLLGGFTVAWSEPGGARAVSLPVADEVRPTVFVPAERGLTATARAALPATVPHGDAALTAGRAALLVHALTTAPTLLLPATVDRLHQDYRAAGMPETFSLVSALRAAGVAAVVSGAGPTVLALSEPPAGFPVGTDWEIWQLPIDVSGARVARGRLGHAERDPVAAGRKS is encoded by the coding sequence GTGCCGACGAATTTCACCGCCGGGCCGGTCCGGGTCCGGACTCCCGCGACCAGCGCCAACCTGGGCCCGGGCTTCGATGCGTTGGGTCTCGCCCTCGGGCTCTATGACGACGTGGCCGCCGAGGTCGCGTCGAGCGGTGTCCGGGTGACGGTGACCGGGCAGGGCGCCGGTGAGTTGCCCGACGACGACCGACACCTGGTCGTGCGAGCCATGCGCGCCACGTTCGACGTGCTGGGCGCCCATCCCGACGGGCTGAGCGTGGAGTGCGTCAACCGGATCCCCCAGGCGCGGGGGCTGGGCTCCTCGTCCGCCGCGATCGTCGCCGGGGTGCTGTTGGCCCGCGCCCTCGTCGTCGATGGGGAGCGCCGCCTCGACGACGCCGGCGCGCTCCGGTTGGCCGCCGAGATCGAGGGCCACCCCGACAACGTGGCGCCGTGCCTGCTCGGCGGCTTCACGGTGGCCTGGTCCGAGCCGGGCGGCGCCCGGGCGGTGTCCCTGCCGGTCGCCGACGAGGTGCGGCCCACCGTTTTCGTCCCGGCGGAACGCGGATTGACCGCGACCGCGCGGGCGGCTCTGCCGGCCACCGTCCCGCATGGCGACGCCGCGTTGACCGCGGGACGGGCGGCGCTGCTGGTGCACGCGCTCACCACGGCCCCGACCTTGTTGCTGCCGGCAACCGTTGACCGGCTCCACCAGGATTACCGAGCAGCCGGCATGCCGGAGACATTTTCCCTGGTCAGCGCGTTGCGCGCGGCCGGTGTGGCAGCTGTGGTCAGTGGGGCGGGGCCGACTGTGCTGGCGCTCAGCGAGCCGCCAGCGGGCTTCCCAGTGGGAACAGACTGGGAGATCTGGCAGTTGCCGATAGACGTCAGCGGCGCACGGGTCGCACGGGGTAGACTTGGACACGCCGAGCGGGACCCTGTTGCCGCAGGTCGGAAGAGTTGA
- the rho gene encoding transcription termination factor Rho: protein MSDTTDVTSDVSNVAGDATAAAPARRRRSGTGLSAMLLPELQSLAASLGISGTARMRKGELIAAISERQGGNAAGTPRPRAEVAAAAAPTREGVRAEVRETADRPAAEGRGAEQAPAEPAAETEGRTRTRRSRSATAEARATEARPAEARATETRTDEAEAGERADRGETRRDRAERPERAERGDRAERGERAERGDRAERGERAERGDRAERGDRAERGERAERGDRAERGERAERAERGERAERGERAERSDRGDRNDRNDRGQRAERTERDSDDDDGEGGGRRGRRSRFRDRRRGRGERGETGADTGGREPQVSEDDVLVPVAGIIDVLDNYAFVRTTGYLAGPNDVYVSMSQIKKYGLRRGDAITGAVRAAREGGNSGDQRRDKYNPLMRLDTINGMEPEEARRRPEFYKLTPLYPQERLRLETEPHILTTRVIDLVMPIGKGQRALIQSPPKAGKTMVLQAIANAITRNNPECHLMVVLVDERPEEVTDMQRSIKGEVIAATFDRPPQDHTTVAELAIERAKRLVELGHDVVVLLDSVTRLGRSYNLAAPASGRIMSGGIDSTALYPPKRFLGAARNIENGGSLTIIATALVETGSMADTVIFEEFKGTGNAELKLDRKIADKRTFPAIDINPSGTRKEEVLLAPEELAIIHKLRKVLHSLDSQAAMDLLLDRLKQSRTNIEFLMQIAKSTPGE, encoded by the coding sequence TTGAGCGACACCACCGACGTGACGTCGGATGTTTCCAACGTCGCTGGCGATGCCACCGCCGCCGCTCCCGCCCGTCGTCGGCGTAGCGGCACCGGTCTGTCGGCGATGCTGCTGCCAGAGCTGCAGAGCCTGGCTGCGTCGCTCGGCATCTCCGGCACGGCTCGCATGCGCAAGGGCGAGCTGATCGCCGCGATTTCCGAGCGGCAGGGCGGCAACGCCGCCGGGACCCCTCGACCACGGGCCGAGGTCGCGGCCGCGGCCGCCCCGACCCGTGAGGGGGTGCGCGCCGAGGTGCGGGAGACCGCCGACCGGCCGGCGGCCGAAGGGCGCGGTGCCGAGCAGGCGCCAGCCGAGCCGGCCGCCGAGACCGAGGGCCGTACCCGGACCCGGCGCAGCCGCTCCGCAACGGCGGAGGCCCGTGCCACCGAGGCGCGCCCCGCTGAGGCGCGTGCAACCGAGACGCGCACCGACGAGGCGGAAGCCGGCGAGCGGGCCGACCGTGGCGAGACCCGCCGCGACCGGGCCGAGCGTCCGGAGCGTGCCGAGCGTGGCGACCGCGCCGAGCGTGGCGAGCGGGCCGAGCGTGGTGACCGCGCCGAGCGGGGCGAGCGGGCCGAGCGCGGTGACCGGGCCGAGCGCGGTGACCGCGCCGAGCGGGGCGAGCGGGCCGAGCGCGGTGACCGGGCTGAGCGGGGCGAGCGGGCTGAGCGTGCCGAGCGCGGTGAGCGTGCCGAGCGCGGTGAGCGTGCCGAGCGTTCGGACCGGGGTGACCGCAACGACCGTAATGATCGTGGTCAGCGGGCCGAACGGACCGAGCGGGACAGCGACGACGACGACGGCGAGGGTGGCGGCCGGCGCGGCCGGCGCAGCCGCTTCCGGGACCGTCGTCGCGGGCGCGGCGAGCGCGGCGAGACCGGCGCCGACACCGGCGGTCGCGAACCGCAGGTCAGTGAGGACGACGTGCTCGTCCCGGTGGCCGGCATCATCGACGTGCTCGACAACTACGCCTTCGTGCGGACGACCGGCTACCTGGCCGGCCCGAACGACGTGTACGTCTCGATGTCCCAGATCAAGAAGTACGGCCTGCGCCGCGGTGACGCGATCACCGGTGCGGTGCGGGCGGCCCGTGAGGGCGGCAACAGCGGTGACCAGCGGCGCGACAAGTACAACCCGCTGATGCGGCTGGACACGATCAACGGGATGGAGCCGGAGGAGGCGCGGCGTCGTCCGGAGTTCTACAAGCTCACTCCGCTCTACCCGCAGGAGCGCCTGCGCCTGGAGACCGAGCCGCACATCCTGACCACCCGGGTCATCGACCTGGTCATGCCGATCGGCAAGGGTCAGCGGGCACTCATCCAGTCTCCGCCGAAGGCGGGTAAGACGATGGTGTTGCAGGCGATCGCGAACGCGATCACCCGCAACAACCCGGAGTGCCACCTGATGGTGGTGCTGGTGGACGAGCGGCCTGAAGAGGTCACCGACATGCAGCGGTCGATCAAGGGCGAGGTCATCGCGGCCACGTTCGACCGTCCGCCGCAGGACCACACCACGGTGGCGGAGCTGGCCATCGAGCGGGCCAAGCGCCTGGTCGAGCTTGGACACGACGTCGTCGTGCTGCTCGACTCGGTGACCCGGCTCGGCCGGTCGTACAACCTGGCGGCACCGGCCAGCGGCCGGATCATGTCGGGTGGTATCGACTCCACCGCGCTCTACCCGCCGAAGCGTTTCCTCGGCGCGGCCCGCAACATCGAGAACGGCGGGTCGCTGACCATTATCGCCACGGCGCTGGTGGAGACCGGGTCCATGGCGGACACGGTCATCTTCGAGGAGTTCAAGGGCACCGGCAACGCCGAGTTGAAGTTGGACCGGAAGATCGCCGACAAGCGGACCTTCCCGGCCATCGACATCAACCCGTCCGGTACGCGCAAGGAAGAGGTCCTGCTCGCACCGGAGGAGCTGGCCATCATCCACAAGCTCCGGAAGGTGCTGCACTCGCTGGACTCGCAGGCCGCGATGGATCTCCTGCTGGACCGGCTCAAGCAGTCCCGCACGAACATCGAGTTCCTGATGCAGATCGCGAAGTCGACGCCGGGGGAGTAA